A single genomic interval of Chitinophaga sp. 180180018-3 harbors:
- a CDS encoding FecR domain-containing protein — protein sequence MNEEQARELLRRYRMGLCDAEEAAIIEQWYGALADRREWQWAPEQKQAFEDVLRRSLADAMKEDAIKGSSYLRGERRLSRLRRLSAAAAAVLLLVGGNLYWRNRYSRTPEKGRPVVSRPLLQDAVPGGNKAVLTLADGTQVTLDSTANGNIAQQGNTKIVKLGSGLLAYKNPTTGHQEGVVYNMLSTPRGGEYQLTLPDGTRVWLNAASSLRYPAAFAGNERVVELKGEAYFEVAANASMPFYVQIQQLQIQVLGTRFNVMAYEDERLIKTTLLQGAVLVMKGDDKVVLQPGQEAGAARAGGRLQKAQVDATAAVAWKEGLFHYDHTDMLTIMRQLSRWYDIEIQYEGNVKDIYFSGQISRKNNLSQVLKMFALTKEVQFEITGKRLTVRSITADARQRDSTQ from the coding sequence ATGAATGAGGAGCAGGCGAGGGAATTATTGCGGCGTTACCGCATGGGTTTGTGCGATGCGGAAGAAGCAGCCATAATAGAACAATGGTACGGTGCGCTTGCTGATAGACGGGAATGGCAATGGGCACCGGAGCAAAAGCAGGCTTTTGAAGATGTGCTGCGACGCAGTCTGGCTGATGCTATGAAGGAAGATGCAATAAAGGGTTCTTCCTATCTCAGGGGAGAGAGACGGCTTTCCCGGCTACGCAGGCTTTCTGCCGCCGCCGCGGCAGTGTTATTACTTGTGGGGGGGAACCTTTATTGGAGAAACCGTTACAGTCGCACACCTGAAAAGGGGCGTCCTGTTGTGTCACGTCCATTACTGCAGGATGCCGTACCCGGTGGCAACAAGGCAGTGCTGACGCTGGCAGATGGCACGCAGGTTACGCTGGACAGTACTGCTAATGGTAATATTGCACAACAAGGTAATACAAAGATCGTTAAACTGGGATCCGGTCTGCTGGCTTATAAAAACCCGACGACCGGACATCAGGAGGGAGTTGTATATAATATGCTGTCTACACCCCGCGGCGGGGAATACCAGCTGACCCTGCCGGATGGCACACGTGTATGGCTCAACGCAGCTTCATCCCTGCGTTATCCGGCAGCATTCGCCGGTAACGAAAGGGTAGTAGAACTTAAAGGCGAGGCCTATTTTGAAGTGGCTGCCAATGCCAGCATGCCTTTTTACGTACAGATACAACAATTGCAAATACAGGTATTGGGCACACGCTTCAATGTAATGGCATATGAAGATGAAAGGTTAATTAAAACAACACTATTGCAGGGTGCCGTTCTGGTAATGAAAGGTGACGATAAAGTAGTGCTGCAACCCGGACAGGAAGCCGGAGCGGCCCGGGCAGGCGGACGTTTGCAAAAAGCGCAGGTAGATGCCACTGCAGCGGTGGCATGGAAAGAAGGGCTGTTTCATTACGATCATACTGATATGCTGACTATCATGCGACAGCTCAGCAGATGGTATGATATAGAAATACAGTACGAAGGGAACGTGAAAGACATCTATTTCTCGGGACAAATATCACGTAAGAATAATTTATCGCAGGTATTGAAAATGTTTGCGCTTACAAAGGAGGTACAATTTGAGATCACCGGGAAACGGCTGACAGTTCGCTCTATAACAGCAGATGCCAGACAACGCGATAGTACACAATAA
- a CDS encoding RagB/SusD family nutrient uptake outer membrane protein, whose protein sequence is MQPSKYLLLMILLAATACTRLDEKLYNQVPVTDFGNNASEVNALVGPIYNTLKNYTLDDGSYMAMVELSSDMAVIPVRKGGDWWDGGAHKEMTMHKWTAGSTYYNNCYDNAMSSISICNQIFYQISNNPVIAAGVKEEILAEIRCVRAFWYYILCDNYGNVPVVTDFLDKTQPTTKSRKEVFNFIINELNSIKDKLRTDVATPASYGKMTRGAAYTLLAKMYLNAMVWNPDGGPKWEECKNACDSVMNMGYIIENNWKTNFVPQNDVSREAILSATFKAGGSGRQNMVAAYTLHYLDNIALGLLITPVNGIAAMPDYVRAFDTTDLRYRGSFLMGPMKDPKTGNVLITVHGRPLIHTIDITMHEVDADGWGWANQEEGVRCSKWDITPGLSTSMENDMHIFRLADIYLMKAEAIVRSGGDNAAATALVNRIRARAFTDPDKLLKSVTLDDIYKERRFELAWEGLERQDMIRFGKFLAPKPGFKPYTSDKKYLLFPIPQVDIDANNKLVQNPGY, encoded by the coding sequence ATGCAACCTAGTAAATACCTCCTGTTGATGATCTTACTGGCCGCGACGGCCTGTACCCGGCTGGATGAAAAACTGTACAACCAGGTACCGGTCACTGATTTCGGCAACAATGCTTCAGAAGTGAATGCCCTGGTAGGCCCGATCTATAACACACTAAAGAACTATACGCTGGATGATGGCTCGTATATGGCCATGGTGGAACTATCCAGCGATATGGCTGTGATCCCCGTACGCAAGGGCGGCGACTGGTGGGATGGCGGTGCGCATAAAGAAATGACGATGCACAAATGGACAGCCGGCAGCACTTACTACAATAATTGCTACGACAATGCTATGTCCAGTATTTCCATCTGCAACCAGATCTTTTACCAGATCAGCAACAATCCTGTAATAGCCGCCGGCGTAAAAGAAGAGATCCTGGCTGAGATCAGGTGCGTTCGCGCCTTCTGGTATTATATACTTTGCGATAATTATGGCAATGTGCCTGTTGTAACCGACTTCCTGGACAAAACGCAGCCCACTACCAAAAGCAGGAAGGAAGTATTCAATTTCATTATCAATGAACTCAATTCCATCAAGGATAAACTAAGAACCGATGTCGCTACACCTGCCAGTTATGGAAAAATGACCAGGGGGGCGGCTTACACCCTGCTGGCAAAAATGTACCTGAATGCGATGGTCTGGAATCCGGATGGAGGGCCTAAATGGGAGGAATGTAAAAACGCCTGTGATTCCGTAATGAATATGGGTTATATCATTGAGAACAACTGGAAAACCAACTTTGTACCGCAGAATGATGTGTCGCGGGAGGCTATCCTGTCCGCCACTTTCAAAGCCGGTGGCAGCGGCAGGCAGAACATGGTAGCTGCTTATACGCTGCATTACCTGGATAATATTGCCCTGGGCCTCCTCATCACGCCGGTGAACGGCATTGCCGCCATGCCGGATTACGTGCGGGCATTTGATACAACAGACCTGCGCTATCGTGGCTCCTTTCTGATGGGACCTATGAAGGATCCGAAAACAGGGAATGTGCTCATCACCGTTCACGGCCGTCCCCTTATCCACACTATTGATATTACCATGCATGAAGTGGACGCAGATGGCTGGGGCTGGGCAAACCAGGAAGAAGGCGTACGCTGCTCAAAATGGGATATTACACCCGGACTTAGCACCAGCATGGAAAATGATATGCACATCTTTCGACTGGCGGATATTTACCTGATGAAAGCCGAAGCTATTGTACGCAGCGGGGGAGATAACGCCGCCGCTACCGCACTGGTGAACAGGATCCGCGCCCGCGCTTTCACTGATCCGGATAAACTGCTGAAGTCCGTTACGCTGGACGACATCTATAAAGAACGCCGTTTTGAACTGGCCTGGGAAGGGCTGGAAAGACAGGACATGATTCGCTTTGGCAAATTTCTGGCGCCTAAGCCTGGATTCAAGCCATATACCAGCGACAAGAAATACCTGCTGTTCCCGATTCCTCAGGTGGATATTGATGCAAATAATAAACTGGTGCAGAATCCGGGGTATTAG
- a CDS encoding TonB-dependent receptor: MRLHVICRVLSCKGLSVFPTCLTRRLSAIFLITACMQLSAKGMAQQISIKQKNAPLAKIFSEITRQSQYLFLYNDKQLNQTKNVSIDVKNASLEAVLEQCFKDQPLTYTFVEKNIVVTPREKAPVHTPGNAPPGRVQGTVTNERGKPLPGVSIKIKGSAIGTITDQEGKYSIQVPDNAVLVFTYISFVTQEVPVNARSVIDIHLKEDLKSLGEVVVVGYGTQSKKDISTAIAVVSEKDFNKGMARTATDLLQGKVAGLTVTTETGDVTVEQSMRLRGTSSLTGSSSPFVVIDGIPGMDMNSVSPQDIESISVLKDASAAAIYGSRSASGVILITTKKGKAGHPQVQYSGYASMDKITNKPKVLNATEWRDYTKKVGMDISGLDKGANTDWFGEIIRTGVSQNHSISVSGGGENSDYRASFSYLNRQGILKDNRMGRYNVLLSLHQKALNDRLDISITGGSVQSDYTPANGDNPRLAYNMIPVFPVKNLDGSWFETMEYNQGNPVHNMAENTDLYKTGLFYGNLKAELELFKGFAAGVNLFKQRKTEDHSTYNSITSPAGRGVHGYAYRGNKVWDKQLMELTGKYKRQFGKHQLTALIGYSYEDNYYQFSSAQNRGFITDIFGYNNLSAGENLFPNDVNSDKNMNRLISFFGRLNYSFRDKYIFTGTVRRDGSSVFGKNNKWGTFPSASFAWRVSEEPFLHSNRILSDLKLRIGYGVVGNQDGIGPYNSIALYGRSDEFWDNGQWHNSYKYAQNDNPNLKWEQTASFNPGIDFGFFNGRLSGTLDYYIKKTSNLLYTYSVPVPPNLYPTILANVGDMSNKGFEMLINADVIRRRDLRWSVSVNFAHNKNTVTRLSNDVYQAASIKTGGISLRGSGGTTTHIVEEGQEVGTFFGWKCLGLDKDGKYIMEDRNKDGEINDLDRTYIGHAMPRLTYGISNTLVYRNFELNVFIRGVYGNDVLNNPSLQYGNIQWLPGSNVLREALTNGIHDSPKYSSYYIQKGSFLRLDNVSLGYNFDLQQSRSFKKCNVFVSAQNLFLITRYKGADPEVNVGGLSPGVAEDSFIPRSKTFTVGLNASF, from the coding sequence ATGAGACTACACGTTATCTGCAGGGTCCTTTCCTGTAAAGGGCTATCCGTTTTTCCTACATGTCTGACCAGACGGCTGTCCGCTATTTTCCTGATCACTGCCTGTATGCAGCTGAGCGCCAAAGGAATGGCACAACAGATCTCCATTAAGCAAAAGAATGCGCCTTTGGCAAAGATCTTCAGCGAGATTACACGCCAAAGCCAGTATCTTTTTTTGTACAATGACAAACAGCTGAATCAGACAAAAAATGTCAGCATCGATGTAAAGAATGCCTCCCTGGAAGCTGTACTGGAACAGTGTTTTAAAGATCAGCCGCTGACTTACACATTTGTTGAAAAAAACATCGTGGTTACGCCCAGGGAAAAGGCACCCGTTCATACGCCGGGCAATGCGCCACCAGGCCGTGTACAGGGTACGGTAACGAACGAACGGGGAAAGCCGTTGCCTGGTGTGAGTATCAAGATAAAGGGAAGTGCCATTGGTACCATCACCGATCAGGAGGGAAAATACAGTATTCAGGTACCGGATAATGCAGTGCTGGTATTTACCTATATCAGTTTCGTTACGCAGGAAGTGCCCGTGAATGCACGCAGCGTAATAGATATACATCTGAAAGAAGACCTTAAATCATTGGGTGAGGTAGTAGTGGTAGGATATGGTACCCAGTCTAAAAAAGACATCTCTACCGCAATTGCTGTTGTATCAGAGAAAGATTTTAATAAGGGAATGGCGCGCACCGCTACGGATCTGTTACAGGGCAAAGTGGCAGGCCTGACCGTAACAACAGAAACCGGCGACGTTACTGTGGAGCAAAGTATGCGGTTGAGAGGTACCTCGTCACTGACCGGCTCCAGCTCTCCTTTTGTGGTGATTGATGGAATACCCGGTATGGACATGAACTCCGTTTCTCCGCAGGATATAGAATCTATCAGTGTCTTGAAAGACGCCTCTGCGGCCGCTATTTATGGTTCCCGTTCTGCCAGCGGAGTAATCCTCATCACTACAAAAAAAGGGAAAGCCGGGCATCCGCAGGTGCAGTATAGCGGATATGCATCGATGGACAAAATCACCAATAAACCCAAGGTATTAAACGCGACTGAATGGCGTGACTATACGAAAAAAGTGGGGATGGACATCAGCGGCCTCGATAAAGGCGCCAATACCGATTGGTTCGGGGAGATTATCCGCACCGGTGTTTCACAAAACCATAGCATTTCCGTTTCGGGTGGCGGGGAAAATAGTGATTATCGCGCTTCTTTCAGCTACCTGAACAGGCAGGGCATTTTGAAGGATAACAGGATGGGCCGTTATAACGTGCTTCTCTCCCTGCACCAGAAAGCATTGAACGACCGGCTTGATATTTCCATTACCGGCGGATCCGTGCAAAGTGACTATACGCCCGCGAATGGTGATAATCCCAGGCTTGCCTATAATATGATCCCGGTTTTTCCGGTCAAAAACCTCGATGGCAGCTGGTTTGAAACCATGGAATATAACCAGGGTAACCCCGTGCACAATATGGCAGAAAATACCGATCTGTATAAAACGGGGCTGTTCTACGGTAATCTGAAAGCAGAACTGGAACTTTTCAAAGGTTTTGCGGCAGGCGTAAACCTGTTCAAACAAAGAAAAACAGAGGATCACAGTACTTATAACTCCATCACCAGTCCGGCGGGAAGAGGTGTACATGGATACGCTTACAGAGGCAACAAAGTATGGGATAAACAATTGATGGAACTGACTGGTAAATACAAAAGACAATTTGGTAAACACCAGTTGACTGCTTTGATTGGGTACTCCTATGAAGACAACTACTACCAGTTCTCCAGTGCGCAGAACAGGGGTTTCATCACTGATATTTTCGGATATAACAATCTCAGCGCCGGTGAGAATCTCTTCCCCAATGATGTGAACTCCGACAAGAACATGAACAGGCTGATCTCCTTTTTTGGCCGGCTGAATTATAGCTTCCGGGATAAATATATTTTTACCGGCACCGTCAGGCGGGACGGCTCTTCCGTATTCGGTAAGAATAACAAATGGGGCACCTTTCCCTCTGCGTCTTTTGCATGGCGGGTTTCAGAAGAACCCTTCCTGCATAGCAACCGGATACTCAGCGATCTGAAATTACGTATAGGCTATGGCGTTGTAGGGAATCAGGATGGAATAGGGCCTTACAATTCCATCGCATTGTACGGCCGCAGCGATGAGTTCTGGGATAACGGGCAATGGCACAACTCTTACAAATATGCACAGAACGATAATCCGAATCTGAAATGGGAACAAACAGCCTCATTCAATCCCGGCATCGACTTCGGGTTCTTTAATGGACGCCTGAGCGGTACCCTTGACTATTACATCAAGAAAACCAGTAACCTGCTGTACACCTATAGCGTACCTGTTCCGCCCAACCTGTATCCGACTATACTGGCCAACGTAGGAGATATGTCCAATAAAGGTTTTGAAATGCTGATCAATGCAGATGTGATCCGGCGGCGTGATCTTCGTTGGTCCGTTTCCGTTAATTTCGCACACAACAAGAATACGGTAACACGGTTATCCAACGATGTGTACCAGGCAGCCAGCATCAAAACCGGCGGCATTAGCCTGAGAGGTTCCGGTGGTACTACCACGCATATCGTTGAAGAAGGACAGGAAGTAGGCACCTTCTTTGGCTGGAAGTGCCTGGGATTAGATAAGGATGGTAAATATATTATGGAAGACAGGAACAAGGACGGTGAGATCAATGACCTGGACCGTACTTATATTGGCCACGCTATGCCCAGACTGACCTATGGTATATCCAACACGCTCGTCTACCGTAACTTTGAGCTCAATGTCTTCATCCGTGGTGTTTACGGCAATGATGTGCTTAACAATCCCAGCCTGCAATACGGTAATATCCAGTGGCTACCCGGCTCGAATGTATTACGGGAAGCACTGACAAACGGTATCCACGATTCTCCCAAATACTCCAGCTACTACATACAGAAGGGCTCTTTTCTCCGGCTGGATAATGTGAGCCTGGGCTATAATTTCGATCTGCAGCAAAGCAGGAGCTTTAAAAAATGTAATGTATTTGTTTCTGCGCAAAATCTTTTCCTGATCACCCGGTACAAAGGGGCGGATCCGGAAGTAAACGTTGGCGGCCTGTCGCCCGGCGTTGCAGAAGATTCATTTATTCCCAGGTCGAAAACATTTACAGTTGGCCTGAATGCTAGTTTTTAA
- a CDS encoding sterol desaturase family protein translates to MKKIITWYLYPTLLLIVLTAAFLAIQLHWNYKTVYVVTTLFLVLTLVVTETVFPLNKDWKMTKRSFLRDLRYILIDAPVIALTKSAFGVVAIWYSENHSGFFTNAPVVVSTISFLLVFEFFQYWYHRLSHTSGGKFGNFLWRVHLAHHLPDKVYVIMHAVFNPVNAFITATIIQMPLILLGVPPEAALIATLLIDLQSLVSHFNVNIRAGFFNYIFIGTETHRYHHSAKVEEAKNYGNTLAIWDIVFGTFYYKPGKNPEKLGVENEGEWPKSENVLEVITYPFRK, encoded by the coding sequence ATGAAAAAAATAATCACCTGGTATCTTTACCCGACTTTGTTACTAATAGTGCTAACGGCTGCTTTCCTGGCAATACAGTTACATTGGAATTACAAAACAGTATATGTAGTAACCACACTGTTTTTAGTACTGACATTAGTGGTGACTGAAACGGTTTTTCCACTGAATAAGGACTGGAAAATGACAAAAAGGAGCTTTTTGAGAGATCTGAGATATATCCTTATAGATGCCCCTGTTATAGCATTGACAAAAAGTGCGTTTGGTGTAGTTGCCATCTGGTATAGTGAAAATCATAGTGGGTTTTTCACGAACGCACCGGTTGTAGTAAGTACAATTAGCTTTCTCCTTGTGTTTGAATTTTTTCAATATTGGTACCACCGGCTAAGTCATACTTCCGGGGGGAAATTTGGAAACTTTCTCTGGCGGGTACATTTAGCCCATCATTTACCTGATAAGGTATATGTAATTATGCATGCAGTTTTTAATCCGGTAAATGCTTTTATTACCGCCACCATTATTCAAATGCCTCTTATTTTGCTTGGTGTTCCTCCGGAAGCGGCACTGATTGCCACTTTGTTAATTGACCTGCAAAGCCTGGTTTCACATTTCAACGTTAATATAAGAGCAGGGTTTTTTAACTACATTTTTATTGGAACAGAAACCCATCGTTACCATCACAGTGCAAAAGTGGAGGAAGCGAAGAACTATGGCAATACGCTGGCTATCTGGGATATTGTTTTTGGAACATTTTATTACAAGCCAGGTAAGAATCCGGAAAAGCTGGGCGTTGAAAATGAGGGTGAATGGCCTAAATCTGAAAATGTGCTGGAAGTAATAACTTATCCTTTCAGGAAGTAG
- a CDS encoding nuclear transport factor 2 family protein has translation MEQRHPLPPFNFETARQKVQMAEDAWNTQDPVRVSLAYTINSEWRNRSSFVNGREEIVKFLTAKWEKEHAYKLKKELWAFTGNRIAVRFEYEFHDDKGQWFRAYGNENWEFDENGLMQKRYASINDVPIQESERRIS, from the coding sequence ATGGAACAGAGACACCCGTTGCCCCCTTTCAATTTTGAAACCGCCAGACAAAAGGTCCAGATGGCAGAAGACGCTTGGAATACCCAGGATCCGGTAAGAGTATCACTGGCCTATACTATAAACAGCGAATGGCGAAACCGGTCATCTTTTGTTAATGGCCGCGAGGAGATCGTTAAGTTCTTAACTGCCAAATGGGAAAAGGAACACGCCTACAAACTTAAAAAGGAACTATGGGCATTCACCGGCAACCGTATCGCTGTTCGTTTCGAGTATGAATTTCACGACGACAAAGGGCAGTGGTTCCGGGCATATGGCAATGAAAACTGGGAGTTCGACGAAAATGGTCTTATGCAAAAGCGATATGCCAGCATTAACGACGTACCCATTCAGGAATCGGAACGCAGGATATCATAG
- a CDS encoding helix-turn-helix domain-containing protein, producing MRRPKYYAEILCITPNYLNSICKDLLGISAGDMIRNRIVLEAKRMLIYLDLTVTEIACNFNFKDNSYFCKFFKNQAGLSPEAFRRSI from the coding sequence ATGCGCCGGCCTAAATATTACGCTGAAATTTTATGCATCACGCCTAACTATCTCAATAGTATTTGTAAAGACCTGTTAGGCATATCTGCCGGTGACATGATAAGAAACAGAATTGTACTGGAAGCAAAGCGTATGCTGATTTACCTTGACCTGACGGTTACAGAAATTGCCTGCAATTTTAATTTTAAAGACAATTCCTATTTCTGTAAATTTTTCAAGAATCAGGCAGGCCTATCTCCTGAAGCCTTTAGGAGAAGTATTTAG
- a CDS encoding TetR/AcrR family transcriptional regulator gives MKKEGIVDRRIQKTKRSLTEALIQLILEKNYENVTIRDIIDKANVGRSTFYTHYESKEQLLMDGHNNLNVPLFTVENDTTLNFSNMFSHISENVNLAKAMIGKKGGNVMIMFFKNNISLGIKKKYAPSFGRSRAERLLLSYLSDAAAAAVMSLLVSWIEDDMYFSIADMSGRCSKIVIATFKGEGA, from the coding sequence ATGAAAAAAGAAGGTATCGTAGACAGAAGGATCCAAAAAACAAAAAGAAGTCTTACTGAAGCGTTAATTCAGCTAATTCTGGAAAAGAATTATGAGAACGTGACCATCAGGGATATTATTGACAAAGCCAATGTGGGCCGATCGACTTTCTATACGCACTATGAAAGCAAGGAGCAGTTATTGATGGATGGACACAATAACCTTAATGTGCCATTGTTCACTGTGGAGAATGACACAACATTGAATTTTAGCAATATGTTTTCCCATATTTCGGAGAATGTGAACCTTGCAAAGGCCATGATAGGAAAGAAAGGCGGTAATGTGATGATCATGTTCTTCAAAAACAATATTTCTCTTGGTATAAAAAAGAAATATGCTCCTTCTTTTGGAAGGAGCAGGGCAGAGCGATTATTATTATCATATTTATCGGATGCTGCTGCAGCCGCTGTAATGAGTCTTTTAGTATCATGGATAGAAGATGACATGTACTTTAGTATAGCAGACATGTCTGGAAGATGCAGCAAGATAGTTATTGCCACTTTTAAAGGTGAAGGTGCCTGA
- a CDS encoding terpene synthase family protein has protein sequence MKQKDVPILQYPWPYEIGPFSQSFDKEESDWINTDYRFMSEATRTKYKKHGLAEATSFMFPAASSMEQIRPIARFMVWLTLYDDYHEVCPVNELAAIRDHIMDVMLGQQPRPDDIGLIRQVALSREEFLPYANDDWFQRWTKDFYNYTTYGIMEETPYKLKKEFPTLNNLLLIREYSISMYPYGDPVEPSINYIVPNHISEHPIIKRLKTLMCRIMAIQNDFASIEKESVVDTEVLNIILVIKNQYKVSLEEACSEAMRIHDDYVAEYVELQHNLPDFGSHQKNIERFVHYMALMISGLGAWYHIGRSTRYKTPGAFPKPEYGTSV, from the coding sequence ATGAAACAAAAAGATGTTCCCATTTTACAATATCCATGGCCATATGAAATAGGCCCTTTTTCTCAATCATTTGATAAGGAAGAGAGCGACTGGATCAATACAGATTATCGGTTTATGTCTGAGGCCACCAGAACTAAGTATAAAAAGCATGGCCTTGCAGAAGCTACATCGTTTATGTTTCCTGCAGCAAGTAGTATGGAACAGATCAGACCTATTGCCAGATTCATGGTGTGGCTTACATTATATGACGATTACCACGAAGTATGCCCGGTGAATGAACTTGCAGCTATCAGAGATCATATTATGGATGTAATGCTCGGGCAGCAACCCAGGCCTGATGATATAGGGTTAATAAGACAGGTGGCGCTAAGCAGAGAAGAGTTTCTCCCTTATGCTAATGATGATTGGTTTCAGCGATGGACAAAGGATTTTTATAATTATACAACGTATGGCATTATGGAAGAAACCCCGTACAAGCTAAAGAAGGAGTTTCCTACATTAAATAATCTGTTGCTTATCCGCGAGTACTCTATCTCGATGTATCCCTATGGGGATCCTGTAGAACCTTCTATCAATTATATTGTTCCAAACCATATATCAGAACATCCCATTATCAAACGGTTGAAAACACTCATGTGCCGTATTATGGCCATCCAGAATGATTTTGCCTCAATCGAGAAAGAGTCTGTCGTTGATACAGAAGTGCTCAATATTATCCTTGTGATAAAAAATCAATATAAGGTTTCATTGGAAGAAGCATGTTCCGAAGCCATGCGTATCCACGATGATTATGTAGCGGAATATGTAGAATTACAACATAATCTTCCTGATTTCGGATCACATCAGAAGAATATCGAACGTTTTGTTCACTATATGGCTTTGATGATTTCAGGACTGGGAGCCTGGTATCATATAGGAAGATCTACGCGTTACAAAACTCCTGGTGCATTTCCGAAGCCTGAATACGGAACATCCGTTTGA
- a CDS encoding RNA polymerase sigma-70 factor encodes MQSDYSTLTDDQLLQLLRSNDEGAFTEIFNRYWEQMSLYVLRVIRSEEDARDIVQEVLLSIWKRRQELEVRGSLVAYLLKSVRNLSIRYIERNITRHQFLATLSEHFGHLETPTAASIAELKQLEERVDKAIAGLPSKMQRIYLLSRHENLSYREIAHQLGIAETTVKKQVSNALKIIRTEIGGLSSTAILYLALLLD; translated from the coding sequence ATGCAATCCGATTATTCCACACTCACGGACGATCAGTTGCTGCAATTGCTTCGGAGCAATGATGAAGGCGCATTTACAGAAATCTTCAACCGTTATTGGGAACAAATGTCCCTGTATGTGCTTAGGGTGATCCGTTCCGAAGAGGATGCCCGGGATATCGTACAGGAGGTGCTGCTATCTATCTGGAAAAGAAGGCAGGAGCTGGAGGTCCGGGGAAGCCTGGTGGCCTACCTGTTAAAAAGCGTACGCAATCTCTCTATACGTTATATAGAACGTAATATTACCCGGCATCAATTTCTCGCCACACTTTCTGAACATTTCGGGCACCTGGAGACCCCTACTGCGGCTAGCATCGCAGAACTGAAGCAGCTGGAAGAACGGGTGGACAAAGCCATAGCAGGGCTTCCATCCAAAATGCAGCGTATTTATCTGCTGAGCCGGCACGAAAATTTGTCTTACCGGGAAATTGCGCACCAGTTGGGTATTGCGGAAACGACTGTAAAGAAGCAGGTCAGCAATGCGTTGAAGATTATCAGAACAGAAATAGGCGGATTGTCTTCCACAGCGATATTATATCTCGCTTTGCTGCTGGATTAA